A single Mus caroli chromosome 15, CAROLI_EIJ_v1.1, whole genome shotgun sequence DNA region contains:
- the Pnpla5 gene encoding patatin-like phospholipase domain-containing protein 5 isoform X1 codes for MDFLEAEGGWSLSFSGSGYMGLYHVGVTQCLRQRAPRLIQGARRIYGSSSGALNAMTVVFGKSADFACSNLLDMVKLVERLSLGIFHPAYGPIEHIRKTLYENLPDNCHILASQRLGISMTRWPDGKNFIVTDFATRDELIQALICTLYLPLYCGVIPPAFRGQRFIDGALSNNLPFSDCPTTITVSPFNGTVDICPQNISHSLFELTAFNASFQISTRNFFRGIKSVFPPKPEVVADHCRQGYLDALRFLERRGLTKEPVLWSLVSKEPPALVEGPRGTDHDQGQKTGPTFRWDIPNVLVKDVPNFELLSPELETALRKACKRDFWARVQCSVPGKVLTYLLLPCSLPFEYAYFRSRRLMEWLPEAPDDLDWMRSILKSTTLEVYSMAKSWLPRLGSPPATRADSGLLRQRRGTAPSGNRPLNHRFADCALG; via the exons ATGGActtcctggaggcagagggaggctggagcctgtccttctcAGGCTCTGGCTACATGGgcctctaccatgtgggtgtcaCCCAGTGTCTGCGACAGCGAGCGCCGCGACTCATCCAGGGTGCCCGCCGCATCTATGGCTCCTCCTCAGGGGCACTCAATGCCATGACCGTTGTCTTTGGCAAGTCCGCAG ACTTTGCCTGCTCCAATCTCCTGGACATGGTGAAACTTGTGGAGCGACTGAGCCTGGGCATCTTCCATCCGGCCTATGGACCCATTGAACACATCAGGAAAACGCTGTATGAAAATCTTCCTGACAACTGCCATATTCTAGCCTCCCAGAGGCTGGGCATCTCCATGACCCGATGGCCTGATGGCAAGAATTTCATAGTCACCGATTTTGCCACTCGGGATGAACTCATCCAG GCTCTAATCTGCACCTTGTATTTACCCTTATACTGTGGGGTGATCCCCCCGGCATTCAGAGGCCAG cGCTTCATTGATGGGGCTCTGAGCAACAACCTGCCCTTCTCCGATTGCCCTACCACCATCACCGTCTCTCCTTTCAACGGGACAGTGGACATCTGTCCCCAGAACATATCACATAGTCTTTTTGAGCTAACTGCCTTTAATGCCAGTTTCCAGATCTCTACCAGGAACTTCTTTAGGGGGATCAAATCTGTGTTCCCCCCCAAGCCTGAG GTGGTAGCTGACCATTGCCGACAAGGTTACCTGGATGCCCTGAGGTTCCTGGAGAGACGGG GACTTACCAAGGAGCCAGTGCTGTGGTCGCTGGTATCTAAGGAGCCTCCAGCCCTCGTGGAAGGGCCCAGGGGCACTGACCATGACCAGGGCCAGAAGACTGGCCCAACTTTCAGGTGGGACATTCCCAATGTGCTAGTCAAGGACGTGCCCAACTTCGAGCTGCTGTCACCGGAGCTGGAGACTG CACTGAGAAAGGCATGCAAGAGAGACTTCTGGGCCCGTGTCCAGTGTTCAGTGCCAGGGAAGGTGCTGACCTACCTGCTACTGCCCTGTTCTCTGCCCTTCGAATATGCCTACTTCCGGAGCAGGAG GCTGATGGAGTGGCTACCTGAGGCTCCAGATGACTTGGATTGGATGAGGAGCATCCTGAAGAGTACCACCCTCGAGGTCTACTCCATGGCCAAGTCATGGCTTCCCAGGTTGGGCAG
- the Pnpla5 gene encoding patatin-like phospholipase domain-containing protein 5 isoform X2, with protein sequence MDFLEAEGGWSLSFSGSGYMGLYHVGVTQCLRQRAPRLIQGARRIYGSSSGALNAMTVVFGKSADFACSNLLDMVKLVERLSLGIFHPAYGPIEHIRKTLYENLPDNCHILASQRLGISMTRWPDGKNFIVTDFATRDELIQALICTLYLPLYCGVIPPAFRGQRFIDGALSNNLPFSDCPTTITVSPFNGTVDICPQNISHSLFELTAFNASFQISTRNFFRGIKSVFPPKPEVVADHCRQGYLDALRFLERRGLTKEPVLWSLVSKEPPALVEGPRGTDHDQGQKTGPTFRWDIPNVLVKDVPNFELLSPELETALRKACKRDFWARVQCSVPGKVLTYLLLPCSLPFEYAYFRSRRLMEWLPEAPDDLDWMRSILKSTTLEVYSMAKSWLPRLGSPPATRADSGLLRQRRGTAPSGNRPLNHRWFPGMD encoded by the exons ATGGActtcctggaggcagagggaggctggagcctgtccttctcAGGCTCTGGCTACATGGgcctctaccatgtgggtgtcaCCCAGTGTCTGCGACAGCGAGCGCCGCGACTCATCCAGGGTGCCCGCCGCATCTATGGCTCCTCCTCAGGGGCACTCAATGCCATGACCGTTGTCTTTGGCAAGTCCGCAG ACTTTGCCTGCTCCAATCTCCTGGACATGGTGAAACTTGTGGAGCGACTGAGCCTGGGCATCTTCCATCCGGCCTATGGACCCATTGAACACATCAGGAAAACGCTGTATGAAAATCTTCCTGACAACTGCCATATTCTAGCCTCCCAGAGGCTGGGCATCTCCATGACCCGATGGCCTGATGGCAAGAATTTCATAGTCACCGATTTTGCCACTCGGGATGAACTCATCCAG GCTCTAATCTGCACCTTGTATTTACCCTTATACTGTGGGGTGATCCCCCCGGCATTCAGAGGCCAG cGCTTCATTGATGGGGCTCTGAGCAACAACCTGCCCTTCTCCGATTGCCCTACCACCATCACCGTCTCTCCTTTCAACGGGACAGTGGACATCTGTCCCCAGAACATATCACATAGTCTTTTTGAGCTAACTGCCTTTAATGCCAGTTTCCAGATCTCTACCAGGAACTTCTTTAGGGGGATCAAATCTGTGTTCCCCCCCAAGCCTGAG GTGGTAGCTGACCATTGCCGACAAGGTTACCTGGATGCCCTGAGGTTCCTGGAGAGACGGG GACTTACCAAGGAGCCAGTGCTGTGGTCGCTGGTATCTAAGGAGCCTCCAGCCCTCGTGGAAGGGCCCAGGGGCACTGACCATGACCAGGGCCAGAAGACTGGCCCAACTTTCAGGTGGGACATTCCCAATGTGCTAGTCAAGGACGTGCCCAACTTCGAGCTGCTGTCACCGGAGCTGGAGACTG CACTGAGAAAGGCATGCAAGAGAGACTTCTGGGCCCGTGTCCAGTGTTCAGTGCCAGGGAAGGTGCTGACCTACCTGCTACTGCCCTGTTCTCTGCCCTTCGAATATGCCTACTTCCGGAGCAGGAG GCTGATGGAGTGGCTACCTGAGGCTCCAGATGACTTGGATTGGATGAGGAGCATCCTGAAGAGTACCACCCTCGAGGTCTACTCCATGGCCAAGTCATGGCTTCCCAGGTTGGGCAG